From Solibacillus sp. FSL W7-1464:
AACTCGGCAAAATGACCCCGTAACTTCGGGAGAAGGGGTGCTTCTTTGGGTGCATAGCCTAGAGAAGCCGCAGTGAATAGGCCCAGGCGACTGTTTAGCAAAAACACAGGTCTCTGCAAAACCGTAAGGTGACGTATAGGGGCTGACGCCTGCCCGGTGCTGGAAGGTTAAGAGGAGCGGTTAGCGCAAGCGAAGCTGTGAATTGAAGCCCCAGTAAACGGCGGCCGTAACTATAACGGTCCTAAGGTAGCGAAATTCCTTGTCGGGTAAGTTCCGACCCGCACGAAAGGCGTAACGATCTGGGCACTGTCTCAACGAGAGACTCGGTGAAATTATAGTACCTGTGAAGATGCAGGTTACCCGCGACAGGACGGAAAGACCCCGTGGAGCTTTACTGTAGCCTGATATTGAATTTTGGTACAACTTGTACAGGATAGGTAGGAGCCAGAGATCTCGGAGCGCCAGCTTCGAAGGAGGCGTCGGTGGGATACTACCCTGGTTGTATTGAACTTCTAACCCATGCCCCTTAGCGGGGTAGGAGACAGTGTCAGGCGGACAGTTTGACTGGGGCGGTCGCCTCCTAAAGAGTAACGGAGGCGCCCAAAGGTTCCCTCAGAATGGTTGGAAATCATTCGTAGAGTGTAAAGGCATAAGGGAGCTTGACTGCGAGACCTACAAGTCGAGCAGGGTCGAAAGACGGGCTTAGTGATCCGGTGGTTCCGCATGGAAGGGCCATCGCTCAACGGATAAAAGCTACCCCGGGGATAACAGGCTTATCTCCCCCAAGAGTCCACATCGACGGGGAGGTTTGGCACCTCGATGTCGGCTCATCGCATCCTGGGGCTGTAGTCGGTCCCAAGGGTTGGGCTGTTCGCCCATTAAAGCGGTACGCGAGCTGGGTTCAGAACGTCGTGAGACAGTTCGGTCCCTATCCGTCGTGGGCGTAGGAAATTTGAGAGGAGCTGTCCTTAGTACGAGAGGACCGGGATGGACATACCGCTGGTGTACCAGTTGTCTTGCCAAAGGCATCGCTGGGTAGCTATGTATGGACGGGATAAGTGCTGAAAGCATCTAAGCATGAAGCCCCCCTCAAGATGAGATTTCCCATTACGCAAGTAAGTAAGACCCCTGAAAGACGATCAGGTAGATAGGTTCGAGGTGGAAGTGCGGTGACGTATGCAGCTGACGAATACTAATCGGTCGAGGACTTAACCACATTTTATTGCATAATTCAATGAAACGTTTATCCAGTTTTGAAAGAATGAAATTTCTTTTAAAAAACAAGAGGGTTTCAAGACACACTCGTGGATTGGAAGCCGTAATAGTGAAGTGATGATGGCAAAGAGGTCACACCCGTTCCCATACCGAACACGGAAGTTAAGCTCTTTAGCGCCGATGGTAGTTGGGGGCTTCCCCCTGTGAGAGTAGGACGTCGCTTCGCACATGTAGACCCACTGAGAAATCAGTGGGTTTTTTGTTTTGTTTAAAAGCTTATACTATATATTATTTTACTGCAGACAGTAATCATTTTAGTTTGTTCAAAAATGGTTTTGTTGTCATTGAGTATTGGGGAAATGAAAGCCTAGAAGCAATGATGGATGCAGTTACTAATAGTCGTAATTCCAACGCCAATGGTGGTCTGAAAGATGGATGCATCTTATAATAGAAGGACAATGAAAATGAGGTGAACGTGGTGAACAATGATCGACCAATCGTTCAAGCATTAAAAAAGTTTGTTGCGGATGATCCGCAATCTTTTCATGTGCCTGGACACAAAAATGGGTTGCTTTCGAATTTGCCCAATGAAATAAAAAAGGCATTAAAGTACGATGTAACTGAACTGACAGGACTGGATGACTTCCATCATCCAGAAGAAGCCATTCAACAGGCAGAGCAGCTCCTCGCATCAACATATGGAGCAAGTCGTAGTTTCTTTTTAGTGAATGGCTCAACAGTTGGAAACTTGGCTATGATCTATGCAACATGTGAAAAGGGAGATACAGTACTTGTTCAAAGAAATGCACATAAATCTATTTTTCATGCATTGGAACTTGTAGGAGTGAACCCTGTATATGTTTCACCAAAATGGGATATAAAAAGTCAGACAGCAGGTTGTATTGATTTTAAAACATTAGAGCAAGCGGTAGCGAGCTATCCCAATGCGAAAGCTGCTATTTTTACGTATCCGACGTATTACGGGGTAACAGCAGATGATTTGGCAAAACAAATTGAATTGTGCCACGCATATAACATTCCTGTTCTAGTTGATGAGGCACATGGAGCCCATTTAACTGTATCTGAGAAGCTGCCCGCATCGGCACTGGAGCTAGGTGCAGATATTGTTGTCCAGTCCGCACATAAAACATTACCCGCTATGACCATGGCTTCCTTTTTACATATGAAATCATCATTAGTAAATGAGCAGAAAGTAAACCGTTATTTACGTATGTTACAATCGAGTAGTCCGTCGTATTTACTGTTAGCTTCCCTAGATGATGCAAGAAGTTATGTGGCGAATTACACGGAAGCTGATTACACGTATCTTATGGAGAAACGTAAGGTATTTATTGAGTCTTTAATAGATTTGCAGGTTGTTGAAGTGAGTGATCCATTAAAACTATTAGTCCGTGCTCCGGGTTATACAGGATTTCAATTAAAAGAGGCATTAGAGAAATTTCATGTATATGTAGAATTGGCAGATGTAAAACAAGTACTTTTAATTTTACCATTGTTAAAGCAGGGGGACTCTTATTCGATTGCGGATATATGTAACCGTATGAAAGAGGCATATACACATTTAAAAAAGTTTCTAACCATTG
This genomic window contains:
- a CDS encoding aminotransferase class I/II-fold pyridoxal phosphate-dependent enzyme — encoded protein: MNNDRPIVQALKKFVADDPQSFHVPGHKNGLLSNLPNEIKKALKYDVTELTGLDDFHHPEEAIQQAEQLLASTYGASRSFFLVNGSTVGNLAMIYATCEKGDTVLVQRNAHKSIFHALELVGVNPVYVSPKWDIKSQTAGCIDFKTLEQAVASYPNAKAAIFTYPTYYGVTADDLAKQIELCHAYNIPVLVDEAHGAHLTVSEKLPASALELGADIVVQSAHKTLPAMTMASFLHMKSSLVNEQKVNRYLRMLQSSSPSYLLLASLDDARSYVANYTEADYTYLMEKRKVFIESLIDLQVVEVSDPLKLLVRAPGYTGFQLKEALEKFHVYVELADVKQVLLILPLLKQGDSYSIADICNRMKEAYTHLKKFLTIENTNEIDGFETTAITQPQYSFDEIERAEKEWIPYNRAIERIAATTLIPYPPGIPLLVQGEKITGVQIGRLEELLAIGAMFQGDHRLQEKLIQVII